The stretch of DNA CTGTTACAACAGATAGGTCATCCTTCATCCCTTAATGGCCCTAATAGCTTGTATCGTGAATGAAATCAAGGGCGAGCGACAGCGAGGGCTTTGCCTTTACCCTTGATGAAATGAGCGATACAAGCTAGCATCCCTCAAGGGATGAAGAACATCTAAAAAAGTGACAGAATCACTGACGTTTTAATATGACATTTTCACTGACGCTTGACAGGGATAGAAGAAATTACCGTAAGATGCAAACATATTAGACTTGCAATCAATTTCTCAATTTTGATCATGTCGAGTATAATAGAATGAAAGAATGGAGAGAGGGGTGACTGGAAATGGACATGGGCTTTGGGTTGTTTCAACAGCAAGTACAAAAATTGATCATCACACCTGAACTGCGGCAGGCCATTACCATTCTTCAGTACTCTGCCTTGGATTTGTTGGAATTTCTGCAGGAACAGATGAAAGAGAATCCGTTGATTGAGCTAAAGGATAACGAAGAGAAAGGGGAACAGGAAGCTCCTGTTTCAGACGCTCAAAAACCAGATATGGATTGGGAAGAGTATTTTTCCCATCATTGGTCTGAAGGTGTGGTCAGAAGTGGTGAAGAGAAGCCAAGCCCCTTTGATTTTATTGCATCAAAGGACTCTTCCCTTCAAAGTGTTCTTGAAGAGCAGGTAAGATATACGGAAGTAGCCGATGAGATGAAGCAAGTGGCTATGTTTATTATAGGAAATCTGGATGAACGGGGATATCTGGATATATCCCTTGATCAGATTGCAGAGAAGTGCCAGGTTCCTTTAGAAAAGGCTGAAGAAGCCCTATATCTCGTTCAAAGCTTTGAACCCAGCGGAGTGGGAGCCAGATCCTTGAAGGAATGCCTGCTGATTCAGTTGGATCATTTGCAAATAGAGGATTCTTTAACGGAAAGGGTGATCGAAAAGTATCTGGATGATTTGGCAGCCCACCGCATCCAGAAAATTGCCGGAGAGCTGGGTGTGTCGGAGAGGGAAGTCCAAAGCATCGCGGACTTTATCCGAACATTAAATCCAAGACCCGGGGATATGTATCATGCTGAACCGCCGCGTTATATTGTTCCGGATGTTTATATTGAAAAGGTTGAAGGGAACTACGTGGTGCTTGTCAATGATGGAATCACCCCAAGGCTGTCCATCAATAGTTATTACGAGAGAATGCTCCGTTCTTCCCAGTCCCAGCATCAAGAGGCGAAAAAATATATCCATGAGAAACTGCAGTCAGCCATGTGGCTGTTAAAGAGCATGGAACAAAGGAGACTCACTCTGCTAAGGGTGACGGAAGCCATTGTAGAGGCTCAAAGGGATTTTTTGGAATATGGAATATCCCGGCTAAAGCCATTGACACTAAAGGAAGTAGCGGAAAAAGTAGGACTTCATGAGTCGACCATTAGCCGGGCCACCAGCCATAAATATGCCCAAACCCCCCGGGGAGTATTTGAGCTAAAATTTTTCTTTAACTCAGGTCTTTCTACTGCCTCAGGAGGGGCAGCATCCGCAAAGACCGTTCAATTAAGAATAAAGCAATTGATTGATCATGAAGATAAGAGCAGACCCTTGTCTGACCAAAAGCTTGCCGATTTGCTTGCAGAAGAGGGAATTGAAATCTCCAGAAGAACCGTGTC from Microaerobacter geothermalis encodes:
- the rpoN gene encoding RNA polymerase factor sigma-54 gives rise to the protein MDMGFGLFQQQVQKLIITPELRQAITILQYSALDLLEFLQEQMKENPLIELKDNEEKGEQEAPVSDAQKPDMDWEEYFSHHWSEGVVRSGEEKPSPFDFIASKDSSLQSVLEEQVRYTEVADEMKQVAMFIIGNLDERGYLDISLDQIAEKCQVPLEKAEEALYLVQSFEPSGVGARSLKECLLIQLDHLQIEDSLTERVIEKYLDDLAAHRIQKIAGELGVSEREVQSIADFIRTLNPRPGDMYHAEPPRYIVPDVYIEKVEGNYVVLVNDGITPRLSINSYYERMLRSSQSQHQEAKKYIHEKLQSAMWLLKSMEQRRLTLLRVTEAIVEAQRDFLEYGISRLKPLTLKEVAEKVGLHESTISRATSHKYAQTPRGVFELKFFFNSGLSTASGGAASAKTVQLRIKQLIDHEDKSRPLSDQKLADLLAEEGIEISRRTVSKYREEMNIPSSAKRKRY